GGATGTCAAAAACGTGCATTACCACGATGACGAGACGCACATCCGTCAGCTTCTGGAAAAATATGACCTTGTGCCGAGTCGCGGCATCTCTTTGGCTGCTGCGACGGTGCGGGGACTGATCCTCACCATTTCTCACAAGGAGCAGATCGGGGAGCTATACCCACAGGTGCTGGAAACGCTGGTGTACGGCGCTTGCAGGGAGTTATTTAAATAAGCGGAAGGCCGCAGAAATGCGGCTTTTCCAAGGCGCAACGGTTAGCGCCATCTAACCGCCCGGATGCACACGTCGGTTAGGTTAATCTAACATTGAAAGGAATGATAGCGATGCAGGAACACAAGGATTTCTGGGACAAAAATGCCGGTCGGTACGACCACTTTATGCGAAAGGATGGGGCGGCGTATGACGAGATGTATGAGCTGATCCGGCCAGTCGTGCGGCACAAGACGGTGCTGGAGCTCGCTGCCGGCACGGGATTGATCGCAAAACACATCGTAAACGCGGCGGCACATATCGAGGCGACGGACGCCTCCGCAGAGATGATCGCCGAGGCAAAGCGAGATAATCGCTCGGCAAAGCTGCACTTTTCGGTGCAGGATATGTTCCGCCTGCCGTATGCGGAGGAGTCCTTTGATGTGGTGATCGTGTCCAACGCACTGCATATCGTGCCGCAGCCGGAGAAAGCCCTGCAAGAAATCAAGCGGGTTCTGAAGGATGACGGCGTGTTGATTGCGCCGACCTTTACCCACGCAGGGAACTCGTTTACCGGCAAGGTCAGGGCATTTTTTATGAAGCTGGCAGGTTTCCCTCTCCACAGCAGGTGGACGAGCGAGGAATACCTGCGCTTCCTACGGCAAAACGGCTGGGCGGTGCGGAAAAGCGCTGTTCTGAAGGCATCCTTCCCGCTGACCTATGCAGAATGTGTGAAATCGGAGGTGTGATAAGATGTCATTTTTTGAGAACACCAGAAAGCCTGTGGGGCTTGGCGGGAAAATCATGGTCGCCATGATGAACGTCGGGCACAGCGCCGTGGCCCGGTGGGGGCTTCAATTTCTGAATGCTGCGCCGGACGCCAAGGTGCTGGACTGCGGCTGCGGCGGAGGGGCGAACATCAAGAGACTTCTGAAAAAATGCCCGGAGGGTAGGGTTCCATCTCATAGGGAAACGAATTGAACCCCCGGGGGGCACTACCGGTACGGAACAAACAAAATAGCCGCAAGACATCAAAATGATGTCTTGCGGCTATTGTTTTTATAGGTTATCCAATATCGTTTTTAGCGCATATGGTTTCGCATATTTCAAATGCGCGTCGCTTACGAAGATAGTGTTTTCTTCTACAGGCTTAGTCCACATGGCAGGGTAAACCACTACTTTCTTTTTGCTGTAGCGGCCTTCTGCCCTAACAGGATCATGCTTGACATCGATATGGACACCGGAAATCTGTAGTATCTGCTCCAACGATTGAAGTAAATACTGTTGATTTTTATCGGGGAGTGCAGATGCCCTAATGCCTGTTTCACCCCAGTTCAACAAATCAAGCGCAGCCTTGCGGTCAAGAACACTATGGATATACTGATTGCGATAATGCTTCAAGCATTTATGGCATGCACTATCGCAAGAACAACCGGCAAGCAACTCTCTCGTCTTGGTAAGCAGTTTCTGAATGGAGGACTCAATGCTGACGGCATAACCAGCACCACTCGAAAGACTGTCATATAAGTAGACATCGACGAAGTCACCGTTTTGATTGTGTCTAACACGATAGCCAGTGACAAGCTCAGTAAATTCGATATCCAGTTCTTGACATGCAGCTAAACGCAGCGCTTCCGCAAGAGACTGACCTGCCCGATTAAGCCAGGAGTTCCGTTGAGGATTTATATCAATCAACTGCCTGTCCAAGGCGAATTCTAACACAAGCATATCAGTAACGAAGTCATAGCCAAGATTCACATTATCGGTATCTGTATGCCTGCAGCGTGTTTTATTGAATTTGGAGCGATAGGGGCGAAGAATATCTTTTAGCACAACTGGGTCACCGCCAGGCATTGCCGCCCCGCAATCACAACAGATAGTAAATCCCTTGCCACCAACACCTTTATTGAGCATGATAATTCGCTGATTTGGCCGAACTGCCATGCGAATATTAGCACAGTCATCAACATCTATAACATCGTCAGCATCAGGCAAAGTGGAGTATAAGGGCTGCTGAGTTGCCGTATATTCTTCGTTCAACTGCGCCGTTTCAATCGATGTAGCATTTCTCGGCGCAAATCCCCACGGGCGTAACATTGGCAGCATATTCGTCAAAACCGAATTACCGCAGAAGGGACAGGCTTCGTGATTATCCTCTTCCAAGCCAAACCATCCACACTGCCCACATGTACGGATTGTTTTTCGATAGCTTGCATCGTTAATGAAGGATCTTGCGGGAGATGCAGCTGTTCGCTCGCTCCGCTCTCCACCAGGATAATATAGACCACCGATCTGGTAGGTCGTTTTATCAACAACAATGGCTCTTCCGGGGGCATATTCACCGATAGCAACATCCAAACCTCGTTCAACTTGGTATTTTACTTTCCCCCCCATATCGGAGATATAGGTGCTAACGACATTTTTGGGGAAAGAATAGGTTGGAATGATGCCTTCTTCATAGAGCGCATCCAGTAGCGTTTTCTTTCCGGAGTCACTGTTATCATCTGTTTCGAACAGTTCGGGATGATTGTCTCGTTTCTGTTTCAAAGCAAACAGAGATTTTTCGAGATCGCCTTTGTAGCTGTACAATGCGCCTTGGGAATTTGCAGGAACAAGAATGTCATTTTCACTGATTTTGAAGGTCGTCAGAAAACCGCTAAAAGGCTGTAGGTGGTCGTCCAAAAACTCAATAGCAGAAATTGCATCCAGACTATTGGCTTTTGTTCTCAGATAGGATTGAAGTGCGACCATACCAAGATGACGCTGGACGATCTTCTCGCTGCCGATATCAATCCAAGGTCTCCTGGGATCACCTCTAAACATTGGCACAGGATTAGAGAAGTATAGAGAATCATGCGGTCCATCTTCACAGAACGTAACGATTGTAGACAGACTTGAACCACGACGACCGGCACGACCGGCACGCTGCTGATAATTCTCTCGCATAGGGGGAATATTTCGTAGTCCAACAGCGACCAGTGAGCCAATATCGATACCCACTTCCATTGTAGTAGTACTGCTCAGAATATCAACTGGTGCCTCACCATCTTGTAGGAAATCTTGGAAACGGAGTTCATACTGTTCTGTTTTGGACCAAAGCTCATCCCGCTGATCTTTGTGGGACAGCTGTGCGGTATGTTCTTCCGTATCAATTACACGGATAGTCTCACCCCGGAGCGCTTCATCAATAGGTGCGCGCCAGAAATCCAGTGCATCAATTTCTTCCGCTGTCATGGGATGGATTTTTTCACACTGGCAACTTGGACATTTTCCTCTCAGCAAATACGGAGTGAGCTCCGAACAGCGCTCACACCGGAACCAGGTATGCTCTAAATCGAAACGCGGTTTTACACGGGACAGATCGATATAATACTTTCCATTAGAAGACTGCCCTTCGTCCATGAATTTTTCCCGCAAAATCCGACTCCATTTTGCTGCGATAGGATCATTATCGCCCCATCCCATTATTCCTCGTATATCGGTAGAGAACTTTTTATCCTTATCAATACCATATCCTACATAGTTCGGGCGTACTTTTTCGCGGATTACATCAGGGATCGTATGGCCAAGGACCACAGAGGAATCACAGGTGGAAAGAATCCATGCATTGAACAGTTCCATAAATTCTTCCTCAGTAACTTCATTGCCTGCCTCCTCCAATGCGTCAATCGCATCCCATTTTGCCGCATCTGTAGGCTCTATCCAGCTGAGTGCAGAGTCAATCAGCGTATTATATCCGCCGCAATAGAAACGAAAGAGTTGCTCTTTCATTTGTGCCGGC
The genomic region above belongs to Vescimonas coprocola and contains:
- a CDS encoding class I SAM-dependent methyltransferase; protein product: MYELIRPVVRHKTVLELAAGTGLIAKHIVNAAAHIEATDASAEMIAEAKRDNRSAKLHFSVQDMFRLPYAEESFDVVIVSNALHIVPQPEKALQEIKRVLKDDGVLIAPTFTHAGNSFTGKVRAFFMKLAGFPLHSRWTSEEYLRFLRQNGWAVRKSAVLKASFPLTYAECVKSEV
- a CDS encoding DEAD/DEAH box helicase; this translates as MSNGANGVHLQLREALENYIKSQYFGKSPILLSAAQNKLNQEGVLYQKPYVESSPAYKSTTNGIQSSPKLPDWLKDYFKALSDANLGVYPSPFCHQISALEAAFEGQDLFVSTGTGSGKTECFMWPLMAKLASEARNSPDSWAMRGVRTIIMYPMNALVSDQISRLRRLIGDPDHRFINIFRTACGNNSRRPQFGMYTGRTPYAGKEPRRSEDRSLAATYSRMVNPENDEEKAFLEKLIKDGKLPAKENFDEFLEKLYNGKHIPNDEDAELVTRFEMQQFCPDILITNYSMLEYMLLRPREHKIWSDTQAWLNADPNNKLLFVIDEAHMYRGSAGGEVSLLIRRLFHRLGINRSRVQFILTTASMPNNNENDRKAVRTFANELTASDDMHPFCYLTGEQEEIGSGSAFTIPFSKFNESLPDEFEGDNPKRLMALNRFWTGIANSAAPFSSSEDAYQWLYDHLIDYVPFCEMFKRCRGTAASLQELAESIFPDNNLEDALQAVSVMLAIAPLARSESGSVLFPARMHMLFRGIKGVYACTNPKCSHSRTENGLTLGEVYFADGNLTCKECGSTVYELYNDRRCGSIFFRGFVLKQDFEARKRTYLWHQPGMMNEDEVKEIHLFIPSADYRLPERQGQNKILPCYLDVYSGFIDFLDDSLEGKPGIRKLYYSSFTAKARPDILTFATCPHCRHELSKMQLTSFSTRGNQSFFNLIKAQFQAQPAVPGKTGDPNRLPNEGRKVLLFSDSRQRAAKLARDMSDASDMTAARQLAALAIDRMEQEVVEQSMNYFYDYFAMVAVEHHVQIFHDSETEKQRARLIEHGTQALKNYTRAKKRNQQYTPRFTIDNAPAQMKEQLFRFYCGGYNTLIDSALSWIEPTDAAKWDAIDALEEAGNEVTEEEFMELFNAWILSTCDSSVVLGHTIPDVIREKVRPNYVGYGIDKDKKFSTDIRGIMGWGDNDPIAAKWSRILREKFMDEGQSSNGKYYIDLSRVKPRFDLEHTWFRCERCSELTPYLLRGKCPSCQCEKIHPMTAEEIDALDFWRAPIDEALRGETIRVIDTEEHTAQLSHKDQRDELWSKTEQYELRFQDFLQDGEAPVDILSSTTTMEVGIDIGSLVAVGLRNIPPMRENYQQRAGRAGRRGSSLSTIVTFCEDGPHDSLYFSNPVPMFRGDPRRPWIDIGSEKIVQRHLGMVALQSYLRTKANSLDAISAIEFLDDHLQPFSGFLTTFKISENDILVPANSQGALYSYKGDLEKSLFALKQKRDNHPELFETDDNSDSGKKTLLDALYEEGIIPTYSFPKNVVSTYISDMGGKVKYQVERGLDVAIGEYAPGRAIVVDKTTYQIGGLYYPGGERSERTAASPARSFINDASYRKTIRTCGQCGWFGLEEDNHEACPFCGNSVLTNMLPMLRPWGFAPRNATSIETAQLNEEYTATQQPLYSTLPDADDVIDVDDCANIRMAVRPNQRIIMLNKGVGGKGFTICCDCGAAMPGGDPVVLKDILRPYRSKFNKTRCRHTDTDNVNLGYDFVTDMLVLEFALDRQLIDINPQRNSWLNRAGQSLAEALRLAACQELDIEFTELVTGYRVRHNQNGDFVDVYLYDSLSSGAGYAVSIESSIQKLLTKTRELLAGCSCDSACHKCLKHYRNQYIHSVLDRKAALDLLNWGETGIRASALPDKNQQYLLQSLEQILQISGVHIDVKHDPVRAEGRYSKKKVVVYPAMWTKPVEENTIFVSDAHLKYAKPYALKTILDNL